A stretch of DNA from Melioribacteraceae bacterium 4301-Me:
GGCGACATTTTTCGAAACATCAAAATCAAATAGATGCGCATCTACATAGGCATCTACTAAATTCAAAAAGTAAGTGAGACCAATATAGACCGCAAATAAATCCCTTTGGTCTTTGTAAAATTCTCTCAGATTTTTATACCCAGTATTTCCATTCGGATCACTTGTTAAGCTTTGTAAGTATAAGTCCCTATAATATTTGTAAGAGTTGTTTGTATTAAACCATTGATATGTAAAATACCCTAAAAATCCCCAAATAACTGGTATTTTCCAATATTTTTCAGTGTAAAATTGTCCTAAGCCAGGCACTAAAGCACTACGTAAAACAGCACCCCATGCTGATTTTTGCATTACAAACATTACGGTATCACTCTTGGTAAGTAATGTATCTGATTTTGCGGTCTGGGAATAGCAAATTGATATAAATATTAATTGAAAGACCAATATTCTAATTATATGTTTTATCGATAAGTTCAAATAGTTCTAACAATCGTTCTAATTCTTCATTTGAATAAAATTCAACAATTATTTTACCAGAACCTTTTTTGTTCTGGCTACATTTGACTTTTGTGCCTAATATTTTTTGCAGTTTTTCTTCTAAGTATTGCTGTGAAACATTAGCATTAGTATGCTGTATATTTTTGTTCTTATTTACCTCGTTTATTTTTTCTGTGAATGTTCTTACAAACTCTTCAACTTTTCTAACTGAAAGGTTTTTTTTAATTATTTTATTCATTAATTCAATTTGCAGGGTCTCGTTAGGTAAATTTATCAAAGCACGAGCATGTCCCATAGATATAGAGTTTGAAATAATCGCTTGCTGAATTTCTTTAGGGAGTTTAAGTAAACGAATTGTATTAGTTATAGTTGTTCTATCTTTTCCAACTTTTGCTGCAATTTCTTCTTGAGTTAAATTACATTCATCCATTAATCTTTTATATGCGTTGGCAATTTCAATTGGATTAAGCTTCTCTCTCTGAATGTTTTCGATAAGAGAAAGGGCAAGCATTGCTTCTTTGCTATCAACTTTTATAATGTAGGCTGGAATTTCTTTGTAACCAATTTCCTTGCATGCCCTTAATCTTCTTTCACCAGAAATAAGTTCATAACCGTTCTGTTCGTTTCTTCTAACGGTTATTGGTTGTATTAATCCATTTTGTAGAATAGATTTTTTTAGTTCATCAAGTGCATCTTGGTCAAATTCAGTTCTTGGTTGAAACGGGTTAGGCAATATTTTATCAATTGGTATCTTAGCTAAGTAGTCAATTGATTTCCCATCATCTGCTTGGATTTCTTTGATTGAAATTGCTATAGGTGAATCAGTTTTATTTGCAGTTGGATTAATCAATGCGTCCAGACCTCTACCCAATCCAGGTTTCATTTTACTCAATTTTTAACCCCTCTTGGTTCTAAATTATTTTTTTTAATTAGTTCAGAGGCAAGTGAGATATAATTTTGAGCGCCAGTGGAACTCGCATCGTACAAAATTACCGGTTTTCCGTAGCTTGGCGCTTCGGATATTCTTATGTTTCGATGAATTACAGTCTCAAATACTTTATCTCCAAAATACTTCTTTACCTCACTAACTACTTGGTGAGATAATCTAAGTCTTACATCAAACATGGTTAAAAGCACACCTTCAATCGATAGAGTAGGATTAGAGTTTCTTTTTACAATATTGATAGTGTTGAGCAATTGTCCCAATCCTTCCAAAGCAAAATACTCACATTGAACAGGGATTAAAACTGAATCAGCATAAGTCAATGCATTAAGAGTTAAAAGTCCAAGTGACGGCGGACAATCAATAAAAATAAAATCATATTTATTATCTATTGACTCCAGAGCATTCTTAAGTAAATATTCTCTTCCTTCAAGGTTTACTATTTCGACTTCTGCACCTACTAAGTTTATTGTTGAAGGTAAAATATCTAAAAAAGGCATATATGAACTTAAGATGCAGCTCTCAGCTTTTTCAAGACCAATTAAAACTTCATAAACAGATTTTTCTGGTTTATCAATTCCGATACCACTTGTAGAATTAGCTTGAGGGTCAATGTCAATTAAAAGGGTTTTAAATTCTGCTGCTGCTACCGAAGCAGAAAGATTAATAGCGGTAGTAGTTTTACCTACTCCGCCTTTTTGATTGGCTATAACAATTTTTTTTGTCATTCAGTTATAATTGTTTAAGTAAAATTAAAGTTCTATCTCTTGATTATAATTAAGAATAATACATTTTTTCCCGGTCGCCTCAATCTTCTTTTTAAATTCATATGGATCTGCACTTATAACAGGGAATGTGTTGTAATGCATTGGAATTACAGTAGCAGGATTTACAAGCTGGACTGCTTTAACCGCGTCGTCTATTCCCATAGTAAAATTATCACCTATTGGTACAAGCATATAATCAACTGGGTTCATTTCACCTATTAATTTCATGTCATAAAATAGACCTGTATCGCCGCAATGATACAAAATTTTATTTTCAATAAAGAGTAGAACGCCGGCTGCTTCACCACCATAAACGCCATCAGGTGTTACTGAGCCATGATGAGCAATTGTAAATTTAACTTTTCCAAAGTCAAAATTATGACTACCGCCAATATGCATATTATGAGCCTTAAAACCTTTGCTTGCACAATAGTTTGCTAATTCGTTCACACAAATAAAAGTAGAATTACAGCGCTTAGCAATTTTAAATGAATCACCAATGTGATCGCCGTGTGCATGTGTTAAGATAATATAGTCAGCCGAAACTTCTGATTCTTTTACTGGGGAATTAGGGTTTCCCTCAAAAAATGGGTCAATCAAAATAGAAATGTTTTTTTCGGTTGATATCTGAAAAGCAGAGTGTGAAAAATATTTTAGCTTCATCTTATCACCTCTTTCTTTTTCAAAAAAATTTTGAGTTAAATGTCAAAATAATCAATTAACCATGTAAATTTATCTATTCTTTTTTAGTTGCTCAAATATACCTTTAATTCCTTTGAGTTCTGAAGAAAAACTGCTTGACAAATAATTTCTAAGTGTTTCTTTTGATAGCCCTCTTTTTAATTTGCCTGCTTCAGCAATAGATATGCTGCCAGTCTCCTCCGAAACAATAATACTAATCACATCCGCTTGCTCACTTATACCTAACCCGGCGCGATGTCTCATTCCCAATGAAATACCATCTATACTCATTACAGACGAAAGTGGCAGTGTGCATCTTGCAGCTTCAATAAGATTGTTATGGATTATAACAGCACCATCGTGTAAAGGTGAACGCGGAAAAAAAATAGTGCGCAACAAGCTTTTACTTATTCTTGCATTTAATATTTCTCCAGTTTCAGCTATTCCTCTAATTCCAACAGACCTTACAATAACCATTAATGCACCATGCTGATGCTGTGCAAGTTCAAAAGCTGTTTCTGTGATAATATCAGTTAATCCCGTTTCATCGTTTTTTATAAATATTCTAAGAAGCGGACTTCTGCCTACTAATACAAGTAATCTGCGTATCTCAGGTTGAAAAAGAATAATAAATGCAATTACCCAGATATCGGAGATTAATTTTAATAACCAGCCAACTGCTTTAAGATTAGCCGCTTGTGCGATGAAAGAAAGTATTAGTACTATCACTAATCCATAAAAAATTTGAGCTGCTATTGTTCCGCGAATTACAGAGTAGAGTTTATAAAATATAAAAGTAACTAGTGCGATATCAATAACATCTAGTAAAGAGACTGTAATAAAGCCGATTTTAAAAAGTTCAAACATTCTGTAATTGTTCTGGATTTTCTATGAAATAATTCATTTTACTTGCAACTTTAGCATTTTTTACGTTGTGAGTCCTAATTATTTTAGCCCCATTTTTAATTGCAATAGTTTCAGCAGCAAAGGTTGGTTCTTCCCTTTTATCTACTTCTAAGTTGAACGCTTTTCCAATGAAAGATTTTCTAGAAAGTCCAATTACAATAGGAAAACCAATGCCCTTAAATTCATTTAACCGTTTTATGATTTCATAATTATCAAATATTCTTTTGCCGAATCCTATGCCAGGATCAATAAATATATTTTTTATTCCTTCTTTAACAGCAATATTAACTTTATCAACTAAATAGTCGTAAATCTCTGAAACTACCTCGTCGTAATAAGGATTTTCTTGCATATTTTTAGGGGTTCCTTTCATATGCATTAAAATTAGAGCTGCTTTATACTTTTGAACTACAGATAAAATTTTTTCATCAAAACTAAAAGAACTTGTGTCGTTAATAATTTTAGCACCACATTTACATGCCTCTTCAGCGACAATCGATTTATTAGTATCTATTGAAATAATTGCGTCTGGTTTTTTAGAAATCACAGATTCAATTACTGGAATTACTCTTTTCAGTTCTTCTTCAGCAGAGATTGGTTCAGAACCCGGTCGGGTTGATTCACCTCCAATATCTATAATATCAGCACCATCCTCTAATAATTGTAAAGAGTAGGCAAGAGCTTTATTTTTATCAAAATACTTACCACCATCTGAAAATGAATCCGGTGTAACATTAACTATACCCATAACTAAAGAACATTTAGCAGGGAAAGTTTTTCCTCCAACTTCTATAATTTGATTTTCATATTCAGTAAAATTTTTTATCGTTCTTGTAATCTTGAATCCTAAATCTTCATTACCAATAGCTAATATTTCTTTAGCTAATTCTTTAAATATGCTTATTGAACCAATTGCCAATAAGTCTACATAATCGTTATTAAAAGTATCTGCAGTATAACAGATTTCTTTGTTGGAAAGAATTATTTTTTTTACTTTTTGAGCAAGTGATAATTTAACGTTTCTAATTTCTAAAGCAAGCAAATCCTTCTCATAAAGTTCTCTGAAAATATTGTACTTAACGCTATATCTTTTGAAGACGTTTGTGTAAAAAATGTCTATTAGCTGAACTGTCAAAATTATGCCCCAAATTATTTTTTAACTTGACTCTAAAATTATACTTAAAATTTTACAAAAAATTAATGAAAATTTAGCAAAGAAATGATTAGTCTTGGGCAACTATAATATTTTTTAACTCAATAGTTGCAGCAGAAATATTATCTGAATTAAAGATTGATGAACCTGCAACGAACACATCACATCCAGAATTTGAAATTGATTTTATATTTTTTTTGTCTATGCCTCCATCTACTTCTATTAAGAAATCAAGTTTATTTTCTGAACGAATCTTTTTTAACTGTTTTATTTTTTTAAGAGTTGATTCAATAAATGTCTGCCCACCAAAACCAGGATTTACTGACATAATTAATACCAAATCAACATATTCCAAGATATTTTCTAATGTATTTAGAGGCGTAGCCGGGTTAACCACAACTCCCGCTTTACAATTTAATTCATGTATTTTTGTTATTGTTCTGTGCAGATGAACTACTTCTTCTTGATGAACAGAAATACAATTTGCGCCAGCCTTAGCAAAATCCTCTAAAAAATTATCAGGCTCTTTAATCATTAAATGTACATCGATAAACAAATTTGTAATTCTTCTTACAGCTGAAACTATCATTGGACCAAATGAAATATTGGGCACAAATTTCCCATCCATAATATCGCAATGAATCCAATCAGCCCCTCCTAATTCAACATATCTTATTTGCTGTGATAAATTTCTAAAATCTGCAGATAAAATTGATGGAGCTAAAATTTTTTTTGCTTTCATTTTTAATTCGGGTCATTTACTTTTGATTGAGTTAAAACAACATTCACACTATCGCCTACCGAAACTAAGGTGCTTTCTGATGGCTGCTGATCTACGACAGTGTTAGGTAATAATGTAGAAGAATAAATGTAAGTGGTTTTGCCAACTTTTAACGAGTTTTGTTTCAAAATTCTCGCTGCTTCTTCTAACGATTTGCCTAAAATGTTTGGTACTCTAATCATTCCTAAGTTAGGACCAATACTAATTTTAACATTAACACTATCGCCTTTAGATAAGCTTTTTCCTTCAGGGTATTGTTGTTCAACAATTGTGTTAACTGGGAGTTCTGAGGTTACACTGTCAACTTTTCCCAACTTCAATCCAATTCTTTCGAGAGTAATTTTTGCATCTCTTAAGGATTTATTTACCAATAGCGGCATTTGGATTTGAGGCTCTCCCCCGCTTATTGTTAGGTATATCCTCCTATTTGCCTTAACTAATGTGCCCGCAAATGGTTTTTGAAAAATAACCTCATCTTTTGAATATTTTTCATCATAGCGGGCTGATTGAATAATGGGATTTAAATTCAATTCTTTAAGTTTAGTAATAGCAACATTCTTATTTAATCCTACTACATTTGGTACAGTGTATATTTTGCCGCTAACATAATAAGGCATGACAATATCATCTAAAATAACTAAAATTACCGTTATGGTAATTAAAGCACCTAATGCATAGAAAAAAAGTTTTTTTAGCGGTCTTTTCATAAATCAAATATATTAAATAGAAGATTTATTCACAAAAATTGTCGATTTAATCAAATTTTATTACGAATTTACTTATATGTAAAAAGCTAAAATTAATTGGAGGGCTAAAAATGAATAATAGTGTATGTGTTTTTGAAGACGACAAATTTTTTAACTTTTTACCCCTGGTTTACAATAGACCTGTTTACAACCTAAGATGTGGGATATCTCAACTTAAAGAAAAAATTTTTCGCCATTTTAACACTCAAGACAAAATACTTTTTTGCCGCGAATATTTATCTGAAAAAGTGAAGTACGAAAATCCCAAATTCCATGTTAATGAACTTAAAGGTGACCAAATAATTTTTATTAATGGTCGACTTCTTATTACTAACGATATAGTTCAGGAATTAAAGAAACAAAAGGAAGATATAATTTATTACTGTGAAGATTCGGTAGCAGCTGCTAAAATCAGTAAAAAAAATTTTAATCTTATATTCGAAAAAATGCCAGGTGTTCTCAGTTTTCAAGAATTATCACTGAAATCAATGAGAATTAAAGCAAAGCTATTAAATTATATTTGGGATATAATCAAAGTAAACGGTGAACAAATAACCGCAGATTATAAAGTACTTACTAAAAAAAATAAGAATTATATTAATAAAAAATACAACGGCGTTTATTTCATAAACAAAAAGGAGATTTTTATAGGAGCTAATACAGTAATTTATCCAACTGTTGTTATAGATGCATCCGAAGGACCAGTTTATATAGGCAGTAATGTAAAAATTTTGCCTCATGCTGCTATTGAAGGACCCGCCTTTATTGGAGATAATTCTTTAATTAAAATGAAAGCATCTATCTACGCTAATTCGAGTATAGGCGAAGTTTGTAAAATTGGCGGAGAAATAGAGAATACAATTTTTCAATCATATTCAAATAAACAACACGATGGCTTTTTAGGGCATTCATATATTGGCAGTTTTGTAAATTTAGGTGCTGATACTACATCAAGCGACTTAAAGAATAATTATAGTAAAGTTTCAGTTTTGCTCAACAATAAATCTGTGGATACAGGAATGCAGTTTTTAGGTTTAATGATGGGCGACCATTCTAAAACGGGTATAAATACTATGTTTAACACCGGCACCGTTGTCGGGTTTTCATCAAATATTTACGGCTCAGGATTTCCGCCAAAATTTGTTCCATCGTTTGCTTGGGGTTCACCAAATGAATTTGTAACATACGATTTAGATAAATCAATGCATACTGCCGAGATTGTTATGGCAAGAAGAAATATTACCTTTAATCAAATTGATAAAAAGATATTCCAAAAAATTTATGAATTAACTCAAGATGAAAGAAAATCTTTTAAGAACATTGCTTAGTTACAAAAAATGCTGTTATATAAAAATTATTACTATTTGTTGAGATGTGTAGATGAACTAAGTAATAAATTAAAAAACAAGAAAATCTTTTCCGCCTTTTCACAAGAAAAAGAGCAGCTATATTTCCATATTCCTATAGACAATTTCCCGTATTACCATTTAGTCTTTTCAACCGATCCGAAACACTCGTTAATTTATCATAAACATACTTATCATAAGGCCAAAAAAAACGTCGCTGAATTTTTCACTAAATATCTGCCCGATAAAATTGTGGAATTTTCTATTGCTTATAATGATAGAATAGTTAAAATAGCACTGGAGGATTCAACATTGTATTTTTTAATCCGAGGCAACGACTCTAACTTTATTTTGGTTGATAAGAATAAGTCAATTGACTTTTTTAAAAAAATTAAAGACATAGAAAAAATTGAAGAAACCAAGCAAGAAGTGCTTTCTAAAAAGTATATTTCTTCTATTGATGATTACATACTTGATATAAGCAATACTGATATTGGAAATATTAGTAAAAAACTACCATCATTAGGCAAAGATGTTTTACTGGAACTAGAAACAAGAAATTATTCTTTACCTGAAATAACAATTTTACTTAATGAAATTTATAATTCCCCTATTGCTGTGTTTCATTCGCAAGAACATAAAGAGACTATTTTTATTCCTTCTACCTTTAAAATGATTCATTTGCCGGATAATGCTAACACTTTTAATAATTACTTGGATGCAGCAAGTCATTATTTAGCACTATTAAACAAAACTTCTAATTATAACTTACTACTCGAAGCAATTCAAAAACATGTTAAGAAAGAATTAGAAAAAGTGTCAAATAAACTGAATAACTTAAAAGCTAAAATTGAGGCAGGCTCTAAAGAAAATGAATACAATTTTTACGGTAACCTTTTGCTAACTAATCTTAATAAATTATCTAAGGGAATGAGTGAAATCGAGCTTGATGATTATCGATTTAATAAAAAAATAAAAATAAAATTAGATCCAAAACTTTTGCCTGCAGAAAATGCTCAGTCTTTTTTTGAAAAGGCAAAATCTGAAAAAATAAATTATTCTAAATCAGTTGAGCTTTACAACTCTGCTCTAAGATCGTATGAAAAATTAACTGAGTACAGCAATATTCTAAATTCTAATCCTTCAATTGATAAGTTAGAGGAATTAAAATTAATGTTAAATATTAATTTCCCTTCCACTAATACTAAAGAAAATAAAAAAGATGGAACGAAATTGTTCTTAGAAAATAAATTCAGACACTTTGTTATTGATGGCGCTTACCACCTTTTTGTAGGAAAAGATAGCAAAAGTAATGATGTCTTAACCACAAGATTCGCCAAACAAAATGATTATTGGTTTCATGCGAGAGGTTATACTGGCTCTCACGTTGTTTTACGCGTTGATAATCCTAAATCGGGAATTCCAAAATCTGTAATTAAAAATGCTGCTTCTGTTGCTGCATTTTACAGTAAAGCTAAAACTTCTTCGCTTGTACCAGTAAGCTATACGCTTAAAAAATTTGTTAGAAAAAATAAAAAATTAGAAGTTGGTCAAGTAATAATAGAACGAGAAGAAGTTATTTTGGCAAAACCAGAAATACCACCAAACTGCATCATTGTTACGGATAATTAACTTCCCTATAAATTGCCCAAAGATATGATTCTTGTTAATTTGCAACATGAAATTAGTGAATGTAGACAAAAAAAAATTTTTTTTGATAATTCTCGTTTCTGTTATTACTGGCTTAATTTACAATTGGCTTTCGCCAGATGGATTAAGTTTAATTCGTATACAAAATTCTTTACGAAGTTTGTCCAATGCTAATGCTGATTTAAACAGTCTAATTAATTCTAACAAAAACTTTATCTTAAAAATTTCATTGAAACAAGCATATAAGATTTATCAAGATTCAATATGTTTGTTTATTGATGCTCGTGATAGATGGGAATATGCAAAAGGACATATACCTAATGCCGTAAATATTGCAGAATACAAATTTGAACCTTCAATGCCATTAATAAAGTCACTTAACAAAAATGTATGTTATGTAATTTATTGTGGAGGAAATGACTGTGAAGTAAGTTTAAGATTAGCAACTGAAATGAGCAAAATTGGTTTTGCTAAATTGTTTGTTTTTGAAGGTGGCTGGAATGACTGGCTTAAAGCAAATTACCCAATTGAAAGCGAAGAATAGAAATGAAATTTACACGAGATACTTTTTTCCTCATCATTAGAATATTCCTCTCTTTCCTGTTTATTTTTTCTGGAATTGAAAAAATAAAAGACCCCAATGCTTTTGCTGCTGCAATTACAAATTATCACATACTTCCTAATTTTCTTATTAATTTTTTTGCAATCTCATTACCTTGGATCGAAACTTTTACAGGCATATTGTTGCTTTTCAAATTTTTCGAAAAAGAAAATTTATGTATAATTTTTTCTATGTTAAGTGTTTTTACTATTGCAGTAGTTGTAGCATTAATTAGAGGTATAAATATCGACTGCGGGTGTTTTGGAACTCTTAACAGTGAAAAAGTGGGGGTTCAAAAAATTGTAGAAAACATTTTAATTCTTGTAATAACAGCAGTTCTTTTTATTTACGACGATAAAAAACTAACAGTTAATAAAGACAAATAGTTAATTGATAACAATAAATAAAAATAATGTAAGGAAAATATTAATAATAAAGCTTAGAGGGATAGGCGATGTTGTTTTATCTACAATTGTTTTGAAAAACCTAAAAAGAGATTTCCCTCACAGTGAAATATCTTACTTAACTGAAAAACATTCAGCTCAAGTATTGAAAAATCTTCCTCAGTTAAGACATGTCTATTATTTTGAAAAATTAACTCTTCTTCAAAAAGTCAAATTTTTTTTACTAATAAGATATATTAAGTTTGACCTAATTTTAGATTTTTATTCTAATCCTACTACTGCGTTATTAACTTTTTTCAGCGGAGCAATTTATAGGGCTGGATTTCCTTATAAAGGGAGAAAATACGCATATAATCTTTATGGACCAATTGAAAGAAATAAGTACCATGCTGCTATGCTTCATCTTGAATTCTTAAAAAGAATTGGTCTTTCTGCCAACGAATCAGAGCTTTTATTTTTATTAGATAAAAATGCTAATTCGTTTGCAAGTAATTTATTATCTAATTTAATAATAGATAAAAAATCGCTAGTTGGGATTTGTCCTACTGGCGGTTGGGAGTCAAAAAAGTGTGACCCAATTAAATTGGCTGAAATTGCCGATAACTTAATCAACAAATACAAAATTAATGTTATAATTCTTTGGGGACCCGGCGATGAGTCAGATGCAAATGAAATAAAACATTTAATGAAAAATAATGCTTATCTTGCTCCCAAAACTACTATCTTAGAAATGGCAGCTATTATCGCTAAGTGTAAGTTCGTAATTTGCAATGATAGCGGTCCAATGCATATTTCTGTAGCGTTAGACGTGCCTGTACTTGCCTTGTTTGGTCCTACTGACCCTATTTTACAAGGACCTTTTGGTGAAAAACATGAGTGGGTGAATTTAGAAGAATTAGATTGTATAAAGTGTAACTTGCTGAAATGCCCTAAAAACCATGAATGCTTTTTGAATCTTCCTATTAATAAAATAATGACTAAAGTAGATTTGTTAATTAAAAAAAATGAAATTGAGCTTGATTAAAAAAATTGAGATTTTCTTAAAAAAAATATTCTTAAAAATATTATTAATTGGGAACCCTAAAAGCAACAATAACCAATTAGTAAAGTTTGATTCTAATTCAAAAATATTGTTTATAAGACTTAATAGAATTGGCGATGCTCTTGTTTCCACCCCGCTTCTTCAAATCATCAAGAAAAATCTAAAGTGTAAAACAATTGTACTTGCTAGTGCCAGCAATTATTTTGTTTTTCAGAATAATGAACTTTGTGATAAATTAATAGTTTTCCAGAAGAGCTTAAAGAATTTCGTTAAATTAATCCATCGTCTAAATTCTGAAGATTTAACAGCTGTAGTTGATCTTCATGATGATATTTCAACTACAGTTAGTTTTATTTTAGCTTTGTTGAAAGCTCCTATTAAAATAGGTTTTAAAAAAGGAAATGAAAGTTTATATACTCATTTAGTTGTAAAACTTGACACTCAGAAACATCATATTATTGATAGATTAATGGAGTTTGCCAAGTTTTTTAATGTAAAAACAAATTCATCTGATATAAATGTTTACTATAAACCAGACCAAAAATCGTTGCAAAGTGCGAAGGCGTTTTTAAAAAAAAGTTTTGCTAAACAAAAATTTTTACTGGGTATAAACATTTCTGCTGGCAGTCAAGCGCGTTTTTGGGGAATAAGAAAATATAAAGAGCTAATCAATTCCTTAATAAAATATGATTTAAACATTCTTATATTATGTCAAAAAAGTGATTTAGCTAAAGCCAAAGAAATTTCTAACAATTATTTGCCAATTTTTTATAGTGATAATTTTGATGAATTTGCAGCAATGATTTCTCAACTGAACTTACTCTTTACACCGGATACATCCATTGTTCATGTTGCTTCTTCATTCAAAATTCCAATGTTTGGTCTCTATGTAAAATACAACACTGAAGATGTTATTTGGTATCCATACAAATCCGATTACGAATGTATAATTACAAAAGAGCCTACATTAAAAAATATAAGTAGTGAAAAGGTAATACAAAAATTAATACCATTTTTGGAGAAGTATTTATATGACGAAACAACCACCAGAGTGTAAAAATTTTACCGGTTACAAACCTTGTTTTCCTAATTACAACTGCTGGGAAAACGGCTGTAAAGAGATGAACCCAATCGGGACAAAAATATTGATTATAAACTTAGATGCTATGGGCGACGTATTAATGACTACAGCTCAGCTTCATGCAATTAAAAGAAAATATCCACAGTCAACCATTTGGTGGCTTACTTTAAATAATGCTAAAGACCTATTGGTTAATAATCAGTATATCGATAAAATACTAACATACGATAGCGAATCATTAAGTATTTTGCAATCGATGGAATTTGACATTGTTATGAATGCTGATAAATCATTGCGTGCAGGCTCAGTAACTATGAACGTTAAAGCCGCAAAAAAATTAGGATTTGGAATTAATAATTACGGACAAATTATCCCTCTCAACAGCGGCGCTGAATATAATTATAAAATGGGATTGGATGATAATCTTAAATTCAAAATTAATCAACGCACTAAGCAAGATTACTTAGCTGAAACTTTTGAGCTTGATTATAAACGTGATAAATACATTTTTAATTTTACTGAAGAAGAGATTCTTTTCATAGAAAAATATAAAAATGAAATTGGTATAAAAGACAGCGATGAAATTATCGGATTTAATACCGGTTGCTCTCTTCTTTATCCTAATAAGAAAATGACAATTGAACAACATATTGCATTAATTGAAAAATTTCTCTCATTCAATCGATTTAAAATAATGCTGCTGGGTGGCAAAGAAGATCAAGAAAGAAATTCAATAATAGCTGACGCGTTTAATAATAAAGTTATTAATACACCTGTAAATGAAGGAGTAAGAAAAGGAGCTTGCTATGAAAGCATACCTCAAGTTGTAATTACCGGCGATTCTTTCGGTATGCACTTAGCAATAGCT
This window harbors:
- the cdaA gene encoding diadenylate cyclase CdaA; amino-acid sequence: MFELFKIGFITVSLLDVIDIALVTFIFYKLYSVIRGTIAAQIFYGLVIVLILSFIAQAANLKAVGWLLKLISDIWVIAFIILFQPEIRRLLVLVGRSPLLRIFIKNDETGLTDIITETAFELAQHQHGALMVIVRSVGIRGIAETGEILNARISKSLLRTIFFPRSPLHDGAVIIHNNLIEAARCTLPLSSVMSIDGISLGMRHRAGLGISEQADVISIIVSEETGSISIAEAGKLKRGLSKETLRNYLSSSFSSELKGIKGIFEQLKKNR
- a CDS encoding ParB/RepB/Spo0J family partition protein; its protein translation is MKPGLGRGLDALINPTANKTDSPIAISIKEIQADDGKSIDYLAKIPIDKILPNPFQPRTEFDQDALDELKKSILQNGLIQPITVRRNEQNGYELISGERRLRACKEIGYKEIPAYIIKVDSKEAMLALSLIENIQREKLNPIEIANAYKRLMDECNLTQEEIAAKVGKDRTTITNTIRLLKLPKEIQQAIISNSISMGHARALINLPNETLQIELMNKIIKKNLSVRKVEEFVRTFTEKINEVNKNKNIQHTNANVSQQYLEEKLQKILGTKVKCSQNKKGSGKIIVEFYSNEELERLLELFELIDKTYN
- a CDS encoding DUF5683 domain-containing protein, which produces MFVMQKSAWGAVLRSALVPGLGQFYTEKYWKIPVIWGFLGYFTYQWFNTNNSYKYYRDLYLQSLTSDPNGNTGYKNLREFYKDQRDLFAVYIGLTYFLNLVDAYVDAHLFDFDVSKNVALNNLVFRVKINFNSIVR
- a CDS encoding metal-dependent hydrolase, whose translation is MKLKYFSHSAFQISTEKNISILIDPFFEGNPNSPVKESEVSADYIILTHAHGDHIGDSFKIAKRCNSTFICVNELANYCASKGFKAHNMHIGGSHNFDFGKVKFTIAHHGSVTPDGVYGGEAAGVLLFIENKILYHCGDTGLFYDMKLIGEMNPVDYMLVPIGDNFTMGIDDAVKAVQLVNPATVIPMHYNTFPVISADPYEFKKKIEATGKKCIILNYNQEIEL
- the rpe gene encoding ribulose-phosphate 3-epimerase, which translates into the protein MKAKKILAPSILSADFRNLSQQIRYVELGGADWIHCDIMDGKFVPNISFGPMIVSAVRRITNLFIDVHLMIKEPDNFLEDFAKAGANCISVHQEEVVHLHRTITKIHELNCKAGVVVNPATPLNTLENILEYVDLVLIMSVNPGFGGQTFIESTLKKIKQLKKIRSENKLDFLIEVDGGIDKKNIKSISNSGCDVFVAGSSIFNSDNISAATIELKNIIVAQD
- a CDS encoding ParA family protein; translation: MTKKIVIANQKGGVGKTTTAINLSASVAAAEFKTLLIDIDPQANSTSGIGIDKPEKSVYEVLIGLEKAESCILSSYMPFLDILPSTINLVGAEVEIVNLEGREYLLKNALESIDNKYDFIFIDCPPSLGLLTLNALTYADSVLIPVQCEYFALEGLGQLLNTINIVKRNSNPTLSIEGVLLTMFDVRLRLSHQVVSEVKKYFGDKVFETVIHRNIRISEAPSYGKPVILYDASSTGAQNYISLASELIKKNNLEPRGVKN
- the folP gene encoding dihydropteroate synthase is translated as MTVQLIDIFYTNVFKRYSVKYNIFRELYEKDLLALEIRNVKLSLAQKVKKIILSNKEICYTADTFNNDYVDLLAIGSISIFKELAKEILAIGNEDLGFKITRTIKNFTEYENQIIEVGGKTFPAKCSLVMGIVNVTPDSFSDGGKYFDKNKALAYSLQLLEDGADIIDIGGESTRPGSEPISAEEELKRVIPVIESVISKKPDAIISIDTNKSIVAEEACKCGAKIINDTSSFSFDEKILSVVQKYKAALILMHMKGTPKNMQENPYYDEVVSEIYDYLVDKVNIAVKEGIKNIFIDPGIGFGKRIFDNYEIIKRLNEFKGIGFPIVIGLSRKSFIGKAFNLEVDKREEPTFAAETIAIKNGAKIIRTHNVKNAKVASKMNYFIENPEQLQNV
- a CDS encoding PASTA domain-containing protein; the protein is MKRPLKKLFFYALGALITITVILVILDDIVMPYYVSGKIYTVPNVVGLNKNVAITKLKELNLNPIIQSARYDEKYSKDEVIFQKPFAGTLVKANRRIYLTISGGEPQIQMPLLVNKSLRDAKITLERIGLKLGKVDSVTSELPVNTIVEQQYPEGKSLSKGDSVNVKISIGPNLGMIRVPNILGKSLEEAARILKQNSLKVGKTTYIYSSTLLPNTVVDQQPSESTLVSVGDSVNVVLTQSKVNDPN